A window of Elusimicrobiaceae bacterium contains these coding sequences:
- a CDS encoding rubrerythrin family protein: MELKGSKTEKNLMTAFAGESQARNKYTYYASKAKKEGFVQIAKIFEETANNEKEHAKMWFKELHGGEVPATAANLLDAAQGENYEWTDMYAGFAATAKEEGFTRIAALFELVGKIEKSHEERYRKLLKNIETNEVFRKAGIVMWECSNCGHIHIGEEAPGICPVCAHPQAYFMVRPENY, from the coding sequence ATGGAACTCAAAGGTTCTAAGACGGAAAAAAACTTGATGACGGCATTCGCTGGCGAATCTCAGGCGCGCAATAAATATACCTATTATGCGTCTAAGGCTAAAAAAGAAGGTTTTGTTCAAATCGCTAAAATTTTTGAAGAAACCGCAAACAATGAAAAAGAACATGCCAAAATGTGGTTCAAAGAATTGCATGGTGGTGAAGTGCCTGCTACCGCGGCCAACTTGTTAGATGCCGCTCAGGGCGAAAATTATGAATGGACCGATATGTATGCCGGTTTCGCCGCTACTGCCAAAGAAGAAGGTTTTACTCGTATTGCTGCTTTGTTTGAGTTGGTAGGTAAAATTGAAAAATCTCATGAAGAACGCTATCGCAAATTGCTGAAAAATATCGAAACTAACGAAGTATTTAGAAAGGCCGGTATCGTAATGTGGGAATGCTCTAACTGCGGACATATTCACATCGGCGAAGAAGCCCCCGGCATTTGCCCGGTGTGTGCGCACCCGCAAGCTTACTTTATGGTACGCCCTGAAAATTATTAA